Proteins encoded by one window of Carassius auratus strain Wakin chromosome 8, ASM336829v1, whole genome shotgun sequence:
- the LOC113106979 gene encoding AMP deaminase 1-like isoform X3, whose amino-acid sequence MPKIAVPEGKTDDRTRAIAERVFASETKDDDVRDEISLFDVPDDCPILNQEMAQHVTEDDNEEKRKKYLSRTQTVLEDKPTYLEVPHFQRVSITGDYAAGVTMDDFELACKGLYRALTIREKYMKLAFQRFPDTPSQFLRKIEGEQWKAEDRVHPVFTSPPKSGEDPFCTKDFPPNLGYVARMKDGVIYVYKDAASADKHQPLNNPGPDLVTFLDDMNFLIALIAQGPTKTYTHRRLKFLMSKFNVHEMLNEMEEMKELKKNPHRDFYNCRKVDTHIHAAACMNQKHLLRFIKKSYRVDADRVVHVLKGKEMTMKELFASLNLHPYDLTVDSLDVHAGRQTFQRFDKFNAKYNPVGASELRDLYLKTENHISGEYFATIIKEVASDLEDARYQYAEPRLSIYGCNPNEWTKLASWFNKHRVFSPHLKWMIQVPRIYDIFRGRNFVPHFGKMLENIFLPVFQATIDPNSNPELSVFLKHVTAFDSVDDESKHSGHMFSTKSPKPEEWDVVKSPSYSYWIYYMYANIARLNQLRKERGMNTFQFRPHCGEAGAVTHLLACFMTADNISHGLNLKKSPVLQYLYYLAQVPIAMSPLSNNSLFLEYNKNPLLEFHKKGLMVSLSTDDPMQFHYTKEPLMEEYAIAAQVFKLSTCDMCEIARNSVLQSGLSAEEKIHFLGTNYLKDGPEGNDIRKTNLAQIRMAYRYETLCYELNLIREGVMAD is encoded by the exons ACGGATGATCGCACACGTGCGATTGCAGAGCGTGTGTTTGCTTCGGAGACCAAAGATGATGATGTCCGTGACGAGATATCCCTGTTTGATGTGCCTGATGACTGTCCTATCCTCAACCAAGAGATGGCCCAACATGTAACTGAGGATGATAATGAGGAGAAGCG TAAGAAGTATCTCAGTCGCACTCAGACTGTGCTAGAAGATAAACCAACCTACTTGGAGGTCCCTCACTTCCAGAGAGTGTCCATCACTGGCGACTACGCTGCTGGG GTGACCATGGATGACTTTGAGCTGGCTTGTAAGGGTCTGTACCGTGCCCTGACCATCAGAGAGAAGTACATGAAGTTGGCTTTCCAGAGATTCCCCGACACTCCCTCTCAGTTCTTACGCAAGATTGAAGGAGAGCAGTGGAAAGCCGAAGACCGAGTGCACCCTG TCTTCACCTCTCCTCCTAAGTCTGGTGAGGATCCCTTCTGCACGAAAGACTTCCCTCCTAACCTCGGCTACGTCGCTCGCATGAAGGATGGAGTTATCTATGTGTACAAAGATGCAGCATCTGCTGATAAACACCAGCCTCTGAACAACCCCGGTCCAGATCTTGTCACCTTCTTAGACGACATGAACTTCCTCATCGCATTGATTGCTCAGGGCCCAAC AAAGACATACACTCATCGTCGTCTGAAGTTCCTCATGTCAAAATTCAATGTGCATGAGATGCTGAATGAGATGGAGGAAATGAAAGAGCTGAAGAAAAATCCTCACAGAGACTTTTACAACTGCAGAAAG GTTGATACTCACATCCACGCTGCTGCCTGCATGAACCAGAAGCATCTCCTCCGCTTCATCAAGAAATCCTACCGCGTGGATGCGGATCGTGTGGTGCATGTTCTGAAGGGCAAGGAAATGACCATGAAGGAGCTTTTTGCATCTCTTAATCTGCACCCCTATGACCTGACTGTCGATTCTCTGGATGTGCATGCT GGCAGACAAACCTTCCAGCGTTTTGATAAATTCAATGCCAAGTACAACCCTGTGGGTGCCAGTGAGCTGCGGGATCTTTATCTGAAGACTGAGAACCACATATCCGGAGAGTATTTTGCAACCATTATTAAG GAAGTTGCTAGTGACCTGGAGGATGCTAGATATCAGTACGCAGAGCCTCGTCTGTCCATCTATGGCTGTAACCCTAATGAGTGGACTAAGCTTGCAAGCTGGTTTAACAAGCACAGAGTCTTTTCTCCTCACCTCAAGTGGATGATTCAAGTGCCCAGAATCTA TGATATTTTCAGAGGCAGGAACTTTGTGCCACACTTTggaaagatgctggaaaacatcTTCCTCCCTGTTTTCCAGGCCACCATTGACCCAAACTCCAACCCAGAGCTCAGTGTCTTCCTGAAGCAT GTGACTGCCTTTGACAGTGTTGATGATGAGTCCAAACACAGCGGTCACATGTTTTCCACAAAGAGCCCCAAACCTGAGGAGTGGGACGTCGTGAAGAGCCCATCATATTCTTACTGGATTTACTACATGTATGCAAACATTGCCCGACTCAACCAGCTGCGCAA GGAGAGAGGTATGAACACATTCCAGTTCAGACCTCACTGTGGTGAAGCTGGAGCTGTCACTCACCTGCTGGCCTGTTTCATGACTGCAGACAACATCTCTCACGGTCTCAACCTCAAAAAG AGCCCTGTCCTGCAGTATCTGTATTACCTAGCCCAGGTCCCCATTGCCATGTCCCCACTCAGCAATAACAGTCTGTTCCTTGAGTACAACAAGAATCCTCTGCTGGAGTTCCACAAGAAGGGACTGATGGTCTCTCTGTCCACTGATGACCCCATGCAGTTCCACTACACTAAG GAGCCCCTTATGGAGGAATATGCCATTGCAGCCCAGGTGTTCAAGCTCAGCACCTGTGATATGTGTGAGATTGCCAGAAACAGTGTTCTCCAGAGCGGCCTGTCTGCTGAG gAAAAGATTCACTTCCTTGGTACCAACTACCTGAAGGATGGTCCCGAAGGTAATGACATCCGCAAAACCAACTTAGCTCAGATTCGCATGGCCTACCGCTACGAGACCCTGTGCTATGAGCTGAACCTCATTAGAGAGGGCGTGATGGCTGACTAA
- the LOC113106979 gene encoding AMP deaminase 1-like isoform X2, producing the protein MPKIAVPEEKQGKTDDRTRAIAERVFASETKDDDVRDEISLFDVPDDCPILNQEMAQHVTEDDNEEKRKKYLSRTQTVLEDKPTYLEVPHFQRVSITGDYAAGVTMDDFELACKGLYRALTIREKYMKLAFQRFPDTPSQFLRKIEGEQWKAEDRVHPVFTSPPKSGEDPFCTKDFPPNLGYVARMKDGVIYVYKDAASADKHQPLNNPGPDLVTFLDDMNFLIALIAQGPTKTYTHRRLKFLMSKFNVHEMLNEMEEMKELKKNPHRDFYNCRKVDTHIHAAACMNQKHLLRFIKKSYRVDADRVVHVLKGKEMTMKELFASLNLHPYDLTVDSLDVHAGRQTFQRFDKFNAKYNPVGASELRDLYLKTENHISGEYFATIIKEVASDLEDARYQYAEPRLSIYGCNPNEWTKLASWFNKHRVFSPHLKWMIQVPRIYDIFRGRNFVPHFGKMLENIFLPVFQATIDPNSNPELSVFLKHVTAFDSVDDESKHSGHMFSTKSPKPEEWDVVKSPSYSYWIYYMYANIARLNQLRKERGMNTFQFRPHCGEAGAVTHLLACFMTADNISHGLNLKKSPVLQYLYYLAQVPIAMSPLSNNSLFLEYNKNPLLEFHKKGLMVSLSTDDPMQFHYTKEPLMEEYAIAAQVFKLSTCDMCEIARNSVLQSGLSAEEKIHFLGTNYLKDGPEGNDIRKTNLAQIRMAYRYETLCYELNLIREGVMAD; encoded by the exons ACGGATGATCGCACACGTGCGATTGCAGAGCGTGTGTTTGCTTCGGAGACCAAAGATGATGATGTCCGTGACGAGATATCCCTGTTTGATGTGCCTGATGACTGTCCTATCCTCAACCAAGAGATGGCCCAACATGTAACTGAGGATGATAATGAGGAGAAGCG TAAGAAGTATCTCAGTCGCACTCAGACTGTGCTAGAAGATAAACCAACCTACTTGGAGGTCCCTCACTTCCAGAGAGTGTCCATCACTGGCGACTACGCTGCTGGG GTGACCATGGATGACTTTGAGCTGGCTTGTAAGGGTCTGTACCGTGCCCTGACCATCAGAGAGAAGTACATGAAGTTGGCTTTCCAGAGATTCCCCGACACTCCCTCTCAGTTCTTACGCAAGATTGAAGGAGAGCAGTGGAAAGCCGAAGACCGAGTGCACCCTG TCTTCACCTCTCCTCCTAAGTCTGGTGAGGATCCCTTCTGCACGAAAGACTTCCCTCCTAACCTCGGCTACGTCGCTCGCATGAAGGATGGAGTTATCTATGTGTACAAAGATGCAGCATCTGCTGATAAACACCAGCCTCTGAACAACCCCGGTCCAGATCTTGTCACCTTCTTAGACGACATGAACTTCCTCATCGCATTGATTGCTCAGGGCCCAAC AAAGACATACACTCATCGTCGTCTGAAGTTCCTCATGTCAAAATTCAATGTGCATGAGATGCTGAATGAGATGGAGGAAATGAAAGAGCTGAAGAAAAATCCTCACAGAGACTTTTACAACTGCAGAAAG GTTGATACTCACATCCACGCTGCTGCCTGCATGAACCAGAAGCATCTCCTCCGCTTCATCAAGAAATCCTACCGCGTGGATGCGGATCGTGTGGTGCATGTTCTGAAGGGCAAGGAAATGACCATGAAGGAGCTTTTTGCATCTCTTAATCTGCACCCCTATGACCTGACTGTCGATTCTCTGGATGTGCATGCT GGCAGACAAACCTTCCAGCGTTTTGATAAATTCAATGCCAAGTACAACCCTGTGGGTGCCAGTGAGCTGCGGGATCTTTATCTGAAGACTGAGAACCACATATCCGGAGAGTATTTTGCAACCATTATTAAG GAAGTTGCTAGTGACCTGGAGGATGCTAGATATCAGTACGCAGAGCCTCGTCTGTCCATCTATGGCTGTAACCCTAATGAGTGGACTAAGCTTGCAAGCTGGTTTAACAAGCACAGAGTCTTTTCTCCTCACCTCAAGTGGATGATTCAAGTGCCCAGAATCTA TGATATTTTCAGAGGCAGGAACTTTGTGCCACACTTTggaaagatgctggaaaacatcTTCCTCCCTGTTTTCCAGGCCACCATTGACCCAAACTCCAACCCAGAGCTCAGTGTCTTCCTGAAGCAT GTGACTGCCTTTGACAGTGTTGATGATGAGTCCAAACACAGCGGTCACATGTTTTCCACAAAGAGCCCCAAACCTGAGGAGTGGGACGTCGTGAAGAGCCCATCATATTCTTACTGGATTTACTACATGTATGCAAACATTGCCCGACTCAACCAGCTGCGCAA GGAGAGAGGTATGAACACATTCCAGTTCAGACCTCACTGTGGTGAAGCTGGAGCTGTCACTCACCTGCTGGCCTGTTTCATGACTGCAGACAACATCTCTCACGGTCTCAACCTCAAAAAG AGCCCTGTCCTGCAGTATCTGTATTACCTAGCCCAGGTCCCCATTGCCATGTCCCCACTCAGCAATAACAGTCTGTTCCTTGAGTACAACAAGAATCCTCTGCTGGAGTTCCACAAGAAGGGACTGATGGTCTCTCTGTCCACTGATGACCCCATGCAGTTCCACTACACTAAG GAGCCCCTTATGGAGGAATATGCCATTGCAGCCCAGGTGTTCAAGCTCAGCACCTGTGATATGTGTGAGATTGCCAGAAACAGTGTTCTCCAGAGCGGCCTGTCTGCTGAG gAAAAGATTCACTTCCTTGGTACCAACTACCTGAAGGATGGTCCCGAAGGTAATGACATCCGCAAAACCAACTTAGCTCAGATTCGCATGGCCTACCGCTACGAGACCCTGTGCTATGAGCTGAACCTCATTAGAGAGGGCGTGATGGCTGACTAA
- the LOC113106979 gene encoding AMP deaminase 1-like isoform X4, whose amino-acid sequence MPKIAVPETDDRTRAIAERVFASETKDDDVRDEISLFDVPDDCPILNQEMAQHVTEDDNEEKRKKYLSRTQTVLEDKPTYLEVPHFQRVSITGDYAAGVTMDDFELACKGLYRALTIREKYMKLAFQRFPDTPSQFLRKIEGEQWKAEDRVHPVFTSPPKSGEDPFCTKDFPPNLGYVARMKDGVIYVYKDAASADKHQPLNNPGPDLVTFLDDMNFLIALIAQGPTKTYTHRRLKFLMSKFNVHEMLNEMEEMKELKKNPHRDFYNCRKVDTHIHAAACMNQKHLLRFIKKSYRVDADRVVHVLKGKEMTMKELFASLNLHPYDLTVDSLDVHAGRQTFQRFDKFNAKYNPVGASELRDLYLKTENHISGEYFATIIKEVASDLEDARYQYAEPRLSIYGCNPNEWTKLASWFNKHRVFSPHLKWMIQVPRIYDIFRGRNFVPHFGKMLENIFLPVFQATIDPNSNPELSVFLKHVTAFDSVDDESKHSGHMFSTKSPKPEEWDVVKSPSYSYWIYYMYANIARLNQLRKERGMNTFQFRPHCGEAGAVTHLLACFMTADNISHGLNLKKSPVLQYLYYLAQVPIAMSPLSNNSLFLEYNKNPLLEFHKKGLMVSLSTDDPMQFHYTKEPLMEEYAIAAQVFKLSTCDMCEIARNSVLQSGLSAEEKIHFLGTNYLKDGPEGNDIRKTNLAQIRMAYRYETLCYELNLIREGVMAD is encoded by the exons ACGGATGATCGCACACGTGCGATTGCAGAGCGTGTGTTTGCTTCGGAGACCAAAGATGATGATGTCCGTGACGAGATATCCCTGTTTGATGTGCCTGATGACTGTCCTATCCTCAACCAAGAGATGGCCCAACATGTAACTGAGGATGATAATGAGGAGAAGCG TAAGAAGTATCTCAGTCGCACTCAGACTGTGCTAGAAGATAAACCAACCTACTTGGAGGTCCCTCACTTCCAGAGAGTGTCCATCACTGGCGACTACGCTGCTGGG GTGACCATGGATGACTTTGAGCTGGCTTGTAAGGGTCTGTACCGTGCCCTGACCATCAGAGAGAAGTACATGAAGTTGGCTTTCCAGAGATTCCCCGACACTCCCTCTCAGTTCTTACGCAAGATTGAAGGAGAGCAGTGGAAAGCCGAAGACCGAGTGCACCCTG TCTTCACCTCTCCTCCTAAGTCTGGTGAGGATCCCTTCTGCACGAAAGACTTCCCTCCTAACCTCGGCTACGTCGCTCGCATGAAGGATGGAGTTATCTATGTGTACAAAGATGCAGCATCTGCTGATAAACACCAGCCTCTGAACAACCCCGGTCCAGATCTTGTCACCTTCTTAGACGACATGAACTTCCTCATCGCATTGATTGCTCAGGGCCCAAC AAAGACATACACTCATCGTCGTCTGAAGTTCCTCATGTCAAAATTCAATGTGCATGAGATGCTGAATGAGATGGAGGAAATGAAAGAGCTGAAGAAAAATCCTCACAGAGACTTTTACAACTGCAGAAAG GTTGATACTCACATCCACGCTGCTGCCTGCATGAACCAGAAGCATCTCCTCCGCTTCATCAAGAAATCCTACCGCGTGGATGCGGATCGTGTGGTGCATGTTCTGAAGGGCAAGGAAATGACCATGAAGGAGCTTTTTGCATCTCTTAATCTGCACCCCTATGACCTGACTGTCGATTCTCTGGATGTGCATGCT GGCAGACAAACCTTCCAGCGTTTTGATAAATTCAATGCCAAGTACAACCCTGTGGGTGCCAGTGAGCTGCGGGATCTTTATCTGAAGACTGAGAACCACATATCCGGAGAGTATTTTGCAACCATTATTAAG GAAGTTGCTAGTGACCTGGAGGATGCTAGATATCAGTACGCAGAGCCTCGTCTGTCCATCTATGGCTGTAACCCTAATGAGTGGACTAAGCTTGCAAGCTGGTTTAACAAGCACAGAGTCTTTTCTCCTCACCTCAAGTGGATGATTCAAGTGCCCAGAATCTA TGATATTTTCAGAGGCAGGAACTTTGTGCCACACTTTggaaagatgctggaaaacatcTTCCTCCCTGTTTTCCAGGCCACCATTGACCCAAACTCCAACCCAGAGCTCAGTGTCTTCCTGAAGCAT GTGACTGCCTTTGACAGTGTTGATGATGAGTCCAAACACAGCGGTCACATGTTTTCCACAAAGAGCCCCAAACCTGAGGAGTGGGACGTCGTGAAGAGCCCATCATATTCTTACTGGATTTACTACATGTATGCAAACATTGCCCGACTCAACCAGCTGCGCAA GGAGAGAGGTATGAACACATTCCAGTTCAGACCTCACTGTGGTGAAGCTGGAGCTGTCACTCACCTGCTGGCCTGTTTCATGACTGCAGACAACATCTCTCACGGTCTCAACCTCAAAAAG AGCCCTGTCCTGCAGTATCTGTATTACCTAGCCCAGGTCCCCATTGCCATGTCCCCACTCAGCAATAACAGTCTGTTCCTTGAGTACAACAAGAATCCTCTGCTGGAGTTCCACAAGAAGGGACTGATGGTCTCTCTGTCCACTGATGACCCCATGCAGTTCCACTACACTAAG GAGCCCCTTATGGAGGAATATGCCATTGCAGCCCAGGTGTTCAAGCTCAGCACCTGTGATATGTGTGAGATTGCCAGAAACAGTGTTCTCCAGAGCGGCCTGTCTGCTGAG gAAAAGATTCACTTCCTTGGTACCAACTACCTGAAGGATGGTCCCGAAGGTAATGACATCCGCAAAACCAACTTAGCTCAGATTCGCATGGCCTACCGCTACGAGACCCTGTGCTATGAGCTGAACCTCATTAGAGAGGGCGTGATGGCTGACTAA
- the LOC113106979 gene encoding AMP deaminase 1-like isoform X1 translates to MPKIAVPAEEKQGKTDDRTRAIAERVFASETKDDDVRDEISLFDVPDDCPILNQEMAQHVTEDDNEEKRKKYLSRTQTVLEDKPTYLEVPHFQRVSITGDYAAGVTMDDFELACKGLYRALTIREKYMKLAFQRFPDTPSQFLRKIEGEQWKAEDRVHPVFTSPPKSGEDPFCTKDFPPNLGYVARMKDGVIYVYKDAASADKHQPLNNPGPDLVTFLDDMNFLIALIAQGPTKTYTHRRLKFLMSKFNVHEMLNEMEEMKELKKNPHRDFYNCRKVDTHIHAAACMNQKHLLRFIKKSYRVDADRVVHVLKGKEMTMKELFASLNLHPYDLTVDSLDVHAGRQTFQRFDKFNAKYNPVGASELRDLYLKTENHISGEYFATIIKEVASDLEDARYQYAEPRLSIYGCNPNEWTKLASWFNKHRVFSPHLKWMIQVPRIYDIFRGRNFVPHFGKMLENIFLPVFQATIDPNSNPELSVFLKHVTAFDSVDDESKHSGHMFSTKSPKPEEWDVVKSPSYSYWIYYMYANIARLNQLRKERGMNTFQFRPHCGEAGAVTHLLACFMTADNISHGLNLKKSPVLQYLYYLAQVPIAMSPLSNNSLFLEYNKNPLLEFHKKGLMVSLSTDDPMQFHYTKEPLMEEYAIAAQVFKLSTCDMCEIARNSVLQSGLSAEEKIHFLGTNYLKDGPEGNDIRKTNLAQIRMAYRYETLCYELNLIREGVMAD, encoded by the exons ACGGATGATCGCACACGTGCGATTGCAGAGCGTGTGTTTGCTTCGGAGACCAAAGATGATGATGTCCGTGACGAGATATCCCTGTTTGATGTGCCTGATGACTGTCCTATCCTCAACCAAGAGATGGCCCAACATGTAACTGAGGATGATAATGAGGAGAAGCG TAAGAAGTATCTCAGTCGCACTCAGACTGTGCTAGAAGATAAACCAACCTACTTGGAGGTCCCTCACTTCCAGAGAGTGTCCATCACTGGCGACTACGCTGCTGGG GTGACCATGGATGACTTTGAGCTGGCTTGTAAGGGTCTGTACCGTGCCCTGACCATCAGAGAGAAGTACATGAAGTTGGCTTTCCAGAGATTCCCCGACACTCCCTCTCAGTTCTTACGCAAGATTGAAGGAGAGCAGTGGAAAGCCGAAGACCGAGTGCACCCTG TCTTCACCTCTCCTCCTAAGTCTGGTGAGGATCCCTTCTGCACGAAAGACTTCCCTCCTAACCTCGGCTACGTCGCTCGCATGAAGGATGGAGTTATCTATGTGTACAAAGATGCAGCATCTGCTGATAAACACCAGCCTCTGAACAACCCCGGTCCAGATCTTGTCACCTTCTTAGACGACATGAACTTCCTCATCGCATTGATTGCTCAGGGCCCAAC AAAGACATACACTCATCGTCGTCTGAAGTTCCTCATGTCAAAATTCAATGTGCATGAGATGCTGAATGAGATGGAGGAAATGAAAGAGCTGAAGAAAAATCCTCACAGAGACTTTTACAACTGCAGAAAG GTTGATACTCACATCCACGCTGCTGCCTGCATGAACCAGAAGCATCTCCTCCGCTTCATCAAGAAATCCTACCGCGTGGATGCGGATCGTGTGGTGCATGTTCTGAAGGGCAAGGAAATGACCATGAAGGAGCTTTTTGCATCTCTTAATCTGCACCCCTATGACCTGACTGTCGATTCTCTGGATGTGCATGCT GGCAGACAAACCTTCCAGCGTTTTGATAAATTCAATGCCAAGTACAACCCTGTGGGTGCCAGTGAGCTGCGGGATCTTTATCTGAAGACTGAGAACCACATATCCGGAGAGTATTTTGCAACCATTATTAAG GAAGTTGCTAGTGACCTGGAGGATGCTAGATATCAGTACGCAGAGCCTCGTCTGTCCATCTATGGCTGTAACCCTAATGAGTGGACTAAGCTTGCAAGCTGGTTTAACAAGCACAGAGTCTTTTCTCCTCACCTCAAGTGGATGATTCAAGTGCCCAGAATCTA TGATATTTTCAGAGGCAGGAACTTTGTGCCACACTTTggaaagatgctggaaaacatcTTCCTCCCTGTTTTCCAGGCCACCATTGACCCAAACTCCAACCCAGAGCTCAGTGTCTTCCTGAAGCAT GTGACTGCCTTTGACAGTGTTGATGATGAGTCCAAACACAGCGGTCACATGTTTTCCACAAAGAGCCCCAAACCTGAGGAGTGGGACGTCGTGAAGAGCCCATCATATTCTTACTGGATTTACTACATGTATGCAAACATTGCCCGACTCAACCAGCTGCGCAA GGAGAGAGGTATGAACACATTCCAGTTCAGACCTCACTGTGGTGAAGCTGGAGCTGTCACTCACCTGCTGGCCTGTTTCATGACTGCAGACAACATCTCTCACGGTCTCAACCTCAAAAAG AGCCCTGTCCTGCAGTATCTGTATTACCTAGCCCAGGTCCCCATTGCCATGTCCCCACTCAGCAATAACAGTCTGTTCCTTGAGTACAACAAGAATCCTCTGCTGGAGTTCCACAAGAAGGGACTGATGGTCTCTCTGTCCACTGATGACCCCATGCAGTTCCACTACACTAAG GAGCCCCTTATGGAGGAATATGCCATTGCAGCCCAGGTGTTCAAGCTCAGCACCTGTGATATGTGTGAGATTGCCAGAAACAGTGTTCTCCAGAGCGGCCTGTCTGCTGAG gAAAAGATTCACTTCCTTGGTACCAACTACCTGAAGGATGGTCCCGAAGGTAATGACATCCGCAAAACCAACTTAGCTCAGATTCGCATGGCCTACCGCTACGAGACCCTGTGCTATGAGCTGAACCTCATTAGAGAGGGCGTGATGGCTGACTAA